A window of Campylobacter cuniculorum DSM 23162 = LMG 24588 contains these coding sequences:
- a CDS encoding YggT family protein, which yields MLLDSLIFSIVSIIQIIITIYTWIIVITALLSWVNPDPYNPIVQILYKLSAPAYELVRKIPTRIGNIDLAPLIIILILQFISIFLGRLVGSLL from the coding sequence ATGTTACTTGATTCTTTAATTTTTTCAATTGTTTCTATCATACAAATCATTATTACAATTTACACTTGGATTATTGTCATCACCGCTCTTTTAAGTTGGGTGAATCCGGACCCTTATAATCCCATAGTGCAAATTTTATATAAACTTAGTGCTCCCGCTTATGAGCTTGTTCGTAAAATTCCAACGCGTATAGGCAATATAGACTTAGCTCCTTTAATTATCATTTTAATTTTGCAATTTATCAGTATTTTTCTTGGGAGACTTGTGGGGAGTTTATTATGA
- the gltX gene encoding glutamate--tRNA ligase, producing the protein MYRFAPSPTGDMHIGNLRAALFNYICSKQENTDFILRIEDTDKARNIEGKEEEIKELLRLFGIEWQHFYIQSENLKFHRQMALKLLSEKKAFACFCTEEELARKKEEAKKKGVAYSYDGTCENLSDAAVLNNEKPFVIRIKRPQKTIRFSDFIKGELSFEPQNLDSFVIMRADKTPTYNFACAIDDMLENITCIIRGEDHTSNTPKQEHIRQSLGYEQKMSYAHLPIILNESGVKMSKREAHSSVKWLLENGILPEAIINYLIMLGNKTPCEIFTLEEALSWFELKKISKAPAKFDLKKLLQINREHIKKLSDERLNSLLGFEKDLSALAKFYTQEASTLNEIKEKLKQIFTPKDFKEFKNECELLKAILKDYNAEENYENFKKNLMQKTGLKGKNFFMPLRLILTGRTHGPELSDLYPLIKPFINDLARI; encoded by the coding sequence AACAGGAGATATGCACATAGGAAATTTAAGGGCGGCTTTGTTTAATTATATTTGTTCTAAACAAGAAAATACAGACTTTATCTTGCGTATAGAAGATACAGACAAAGCAAGAAATATTGAAGGAAAAGAAGAGGAAATCAAAGAGCTTTTAAGGCTTTTTGGTATAGAATGGCAACATTTTTATATACAAAGTGAAAATTTAAAATTTCATCGTCAAATGGCGTTAAAACTTTTGAGTGAAAAAAAGGCTTTTGCGTGTTTTTGCACTGAAGAAGAATTAGCAAGAAAAAAAGAAGAGGCTAAGAAAAAAGGTGTAGCTTATAGCTATGATGGGACTTGTGAAAATTTAAGCGATGCGGCAGTTTTAAATAATGAAAAACCCTTTGTCATTCGTATTAAAAGACCGCAAAAAACCATTCGATTTAGTGATTTTATTAAAGGTGAGCTTTCTTTTGAACCTCAAAATTTAGATTCTTTTGTGATTATGAGAGCGGATAAAACCCCAACTTATAATTTTGCTTGTGCTATTGATGATATGCTTGAAAATATTACTTGCATCATACGCGGAGAGGATCATACTTCAAACACTCCAAAACAAGAACACATTCGCCAAAGTTTAGGATATGAACAAAAAATGAGCTATGCCCATTTACCCATCATTCTTAATGAATCTGGGGTAAAGATGAGTAAAAGAGAAGCTCATTCGAGTGTGAAATGGCTTTTAGAAAATGGAATTTTACCTGAAGCGATTATAAATTATCTTATTATGTTAGGAAATAAAACTCCTTGTGAAATTTTTACTTTAGAAGAAGCTTTATCGTGGTTTGAGCTTAAAAAAATTTCTAAGGCTCCTGCGAAATTTGATTTAAAAAAACTCTTGCAAATCAATAGAGAACACATCAAAAAATTGAGTGATGAAAGATTAAATTCGCTTTTAGGTTTCGAAAAAGATTTGAGTGCTTTAGCCAAATTTTATACTCAAGAAGCAAGCACTCTGAATGAAATCAAAGAAAAATTAAAACAAATTTTTACTCCAAAAGATTTTAAAGAATTTAAAAATGAATGTGAGCTTTTAAAGGCGATACTTAAGGACTATAATGCAGAGGAAAACTATGAAAATTTTAAAAAAAATTTAATGCAAAAAACAGGGCTTAAGGGTAAGAATTTCTTTATGCCTTTAAGGCTTATTTTAACAGGCAGGACACATGGACCCGAACTGAGTGATTTATATCCACTTATAAAGCCTTTTATCAATGATTTAGCAAGGATTTAA
- the metG gene encoding methionine--tRNA ligase has translation MRYITTPIYYVNDVPHLGHAYTTIIADTLARFYRLQGHETLLLTGTDEHGQKIEQAAKARNFTPKEYADKISSEFKKLWDEFEISYDIYARTTDSRHIEFVKDLFLKMWKKGDIYKDKYEGYYCISCESFFTKIQLKDENACPDCGKKTELLEEESYFFKLSKYQDAILKWYEEADPILPKNKKTELVNFVQSGLKDLSITRTSFDWGIKLPDEIKDNKHIIYVWLDALFIYVSSLDFLNQGKNAKFWPAHLLLVGKDILRFHAVYFPAFLMSANLALPRFIGAHGWWTKEGEKMSKSKGNVIKPKDIADAYGLDAFRYFLLREVPFGNDGDFSETMLINRINSELNNEFGNLLSRIVGMSLKYSNGIILNEGILENFKTEFDVVQKHLEDSIIFLENLQPNRYLEELFKALAVANLSITKYEPWNLIKKGEVKKANALIGLCANILAKVSLLLSPTLPKSTAKVAESLNFKIDTKNYQALILEKQLLNFKVNAQEALFTKIEKPLLAQEAPLQQEQKIKIDDFAKIEIKVAMVKACENIQGSKKLLKFQLELDNGELRQVLSGIAEYYKADELIGKQVCVITNLKKAKIFGYESDGMILTAQSGDDCVLIGPKELVLNGSLIS, from the coding sequence ATGCGTTATATCACCACACCGATTTATTATGTTAATGATGTGCCCCATTTAGGACACGCTTATACGACAATCATTGCGGACACTCTGGCAAGATTTTATCGTTTGCAAGGGCATGAAACCCTGCTTTTAACCGGAACAGATGAGCACGGACAAAAAATAGAACAAGCTGCAAAAGCAAGAAATTTTACTCCTAAAGAATATGCCGATAAAATCAGCTCTGAATTTAAAAAACTTTGGGATGAATTTGAAATCAGCTATGATATTTATGCAAGAACAACAGATTCAAGACATATAGAATTTGTTAAAGATTTATTCTTAAAAATGTGGAAAAAAGGAGATATTTATAAGGATAAATACGAGGGGTATTATTGCATTTCTTGTGAAAGCTTTTTCACTAAAATCCAGCTTAAAGATGAAAACGCTTGTCCTGATTGTGGTAAAAAAACTGAACTTTTAGAAGAAGAAAGCTATTTTTTTAAACTTTCAAAATATCAAGATGCTATTTTAAAATGGTACGAAGAAGCTGATCCGATTTTACCTAAAAACAAAAAAACTGAACTTGTGAATTTTGTCCAAAGTGGCTTAAAAGACCTTTCTATTACAAGGACAAGTTTTGATTGGGGGATTAAACTGCCCGATGAAATCAAAGACAATAAACACATCATTTATGTGTGGCTTGATGCCCTTTTTATCTATGTTAGCTCTTTGGATTTTTTAAATCAAGGTAAAAATGCTAAATTTTGGCCTGCTCATTTGCTCTTAGTGGGTAAAGATATTTTGCGTTTTCACGCCGTTTATTTTCCGGCTTTTTTAATGAGTGCCAATCTTGCTTTACCGCGATTTATAGGTGCTCATGGCTGGTGGACTAAAGAGGGTGAGAAGATGAGTAAATCCAAAGGCAATGTGATTAAACCTAAGGACATTGCTGATGCTTATGGTTTGGATGCTTTTAGGTATTTTTTACTTCGCGAAGTTCCCTTTGGAAATGATGGAGATTTTAGTGAAACCATGTTGATTAATCGCATCAATTCTGAATTAAACAATGAATTTGGCAATTTACTCAGTCGCATTGTAGGAATGAGTTTAAAATACTCAAATGGTATCATCTTAAACGAGGGAATTTTAGAAAATTTTAAAACAGAATTTGATGTGGTGCAAAAACATCTTGAAGACTCGATTATTTTTTTAGAAAATCTTCAACCCAATCGCTACTTAGAAGAGCTTTTTAAAGCTTTAGCTGTTGCGAATTTGAGTATTACTAAATACGAACCTTGGAATTTAATCAAAAAAGGTGAAGTCAAAAAAGCCAATGCCTTAATCGGACTTTGTGCAAATATTTTGGCTAAAGTGAGCCTTTTATTAAGCCCTACCCTACCAAAAAGCACGGCTAAAGTCGCCGAGTCTTTAAATTTTAAAATTGACACAAAAAATTATCAAGCTTTAATTTTAGAAAAACAGCTTTTAAATTTCAAGGTCAATGCACAAGAAGCTTTATTTACTAAGATTGAAAAACCGCTTTTAGCTCAAGAAGCTCCCTTGCAACAAGAGCAGAAAATTAAAATTGATGATTTTGCTAAGATTGAAATCAAAGTCGCTATGGTAAAAGCTTGTGAAAACATACAAGGAAGTAAAAAACTCCTTAAATTTCAGCTTGAACTTGACAATGGAGAATTAAGACAGGTGCTTTCGGGTATAGCAGAGTATTATAAAGCAGATGAGCTTATTGGCAAACAGGTTTGTGTCATTACAAATCTTAAAAAGGCTAAAATCTTTGGCTATGAAAGCGATGGCATGATACTCACAGCTCAAAGTGGAGATGATTGTGTTTTAATAGGTCCTAAAGAGCTTGTTTTAAATGGTTCATTGATAAGTTAA
- the aat gene encoding leucyl/phenylalanyl-tRNA--protein transferase produces the protein MDKSKLYSKLLTAPKDSPVFLSPELESDFILELYPFGLFPWTNHPVTWWCPDPRCVLFPDEIHIQKNMRKFLKTYEIKLDYDFLKLITLCKQMRVQSWIDEDFIRVYNELFKQGFAHSLELYEQDELIGGIYGLILGKVFFGESMVSARKNASKIALIKLCELLKPYDFIIDCQVYNMHLEFMGAKNIARKDFLAILEKKCEQESGFENFKDLQKLL, from the coding sequence ATGGACAAATCGAAATTGTATTCTAAACTTTTAACCGCTCCTAAAGACTCTCCTGTTTTTTTAAGTCCGGAGCTTGAGAGTGATTTTATTTTAGAGCTTTATCCCTTTGGACTTTTTCCTTGGACAAATCACCCTGTAACTTGGTGGTGTCCGGATCCTCGATGTGTGCTTTTTCCCGATGAAATTCACATTCAAAAAAATATGAGAAAATTTTTAAAAACTTATGAGATAAAATTAGATTATGATTTTTTAAAATTAATCACACTTTGCAAACAAATGCGTGTTCAAAGCTGGATTGATGAAGATTTTATACGAGTTTATAATGAGCTTTTTAAGCAAGGTTTTGCACATAGCTTAGAGCTTTATGAGCAAGATGAGCTTATAGGTGGAATTTATGGCTTGATTTTAGGGAAGGTGTTTTTTGGTGAAAGTATGGTGAGTGCGAGAAAAAATGCTTCTAAAATTGCTTTGATTAAACTCTGCGAACTTTTAAAACCCTATGATTTTATCATTGATTGTCAAGTTTATAATATGCATTTAGAATTTATGGGAGCTAAAAACATTGCACGTAAAGATTTTCTTGCAATCTTAGAAAAAAAATGCGAACAAGAAAGTGGTTTTGAAAATTTTAAAGATTTACAAAAATTACTTTAA
- a CDS encoding fla regulon two-component system sensor histidine kinase FlgS has protein sequence MDKNILQSLDSKDKQTLQKGLENLIEQTYVIEHEYKILNENYNSLKAMVSEIIEVLPTALWILDTQKNIILQNREALNHSNLLKQIKLEKKHYELEFEGQFYIVKIITQNQKTIISATDISDEKRNERLASMGSVAAHLAHEIRNPIGSISLLTSTLFSRSELKNKHIVLEIQKAISRVERIVNSTLLFTKGVHINASEFNLLELKDECEQAINSYNFSSAIEFEIIFLDLKIKADKALLSLVLQNLIYNGIDAIEENENPKPKIKIIASIEKNSLIIRVYDNGCEIKDENLVFEAFKTTKLKGNGLGLSLSKEIIKAHNGELGFEKEPKNFYLSLPLV, from the coding sequence ATGGACAAAAATATTTTGCAAAGTTTAGATTCTAAAGACAAACAAACTCTACAAAAAGGGCTTGAAAACCTCATCGAGCAAACTTATGTGATAGAACATGAATACAAAATTCTTAATGAAAACTACAATTCTTTAAAGGCTATGGTCAGTGAAATTATCGAGGTTTTACCTACGGCTCTTTGGATACTTGACACTCAAAAAAATATTATCTTGCAAAATCGCGAAGCTCTCAATCATTCTAATTTACTCAAACAAATTAAACTTGAAAAAAAACATTATGAGCTTGAATTTGAGGGTCAATTTTATATCGTAAAAATCATCACTCAAAATCAAAAAACCATCATCAGTGCCACAGACATTAGTGATGAAAAACGCAATGAAAGACTCGCAAGTATGGGAAGTGTTGCGGCTCATCTTGCCCATGAAATTCGCAATCCTATAGGCTCAATCTCTTTGCTTACTTCAACTCTTTTTTCTCGCAGTGAACTTAAAAATAAGCACATTGTTTTAGAAATTCAAAAAGCAATTTCAAGAGTTGAACGTATCGTTAATTCAACCTTACTTTTTACCAAAGGAGTGCATATTAATGCGAGTGAATTTAATCTTTTGGAACTTAAAGACGAATGCGAACAGGCTATCAATTCTTATAATTTTTCAAGTGCTATTGAATTTGAAATCATTTTTTTAGATCTTAAAATCAAGGCTGACAAAGCTCTTTTAAGTCTTGTCTTGCAAAATCTTATCTATAACGGAATCGATGCAATAGAAGAAAATGAAAATCCAAAACCAAAAATAAAAATCATTGCAAGCATCGAAAAAAACAGCTTAATCATAAGGGTGTATGATAATGGTTGTGAAATTAAAGATGAAAATTTGGTTTTTGAAGCTTTTAAAACCACTAAACTCAAAGGAAATGGCTTAGGGCTTTCGCTTTCAAAAGAAATCATTAAAGCACACAACGGGGAATTGGGCTTTGAAAAGGAACCAAAGAATTTTTATCTGTCCTTGCCTTTGGTATAA
- a CDS encoding class 1 fructose-bisphosphatase, whose product MQELISFIKQAVLQISYELKFPDTSYEKSQNHTGDTQLKFDILSDKIIEKTLSQCPKIKALISEEKEEMLLINDEAEFIVAYDPLDGSSLMDVNFAIGSIFAIYEKSPKASNLKAAVYSVYGPRIELVVCEDVACLYRLNQKDEFVLIKELKMLEKGKINSTGGTQKNWDKKHIDFIKALFDEGYRLRYSGAMVSDVHQILLKGGGLFSYPATKDAPKGKLRAFFEVFPLAFIIEKAGGKTSNGENFSLLELEFNDIHSTTPCFFGSNYEIEKLLKAYT is encoded by the coding sequence ATGCAAGAACTCATTTCTTTTATCAAACAAGCCGTTTTGCAAATTTCATATGAACTTAAATTTCCGGATACAAGCTATGAAAAGAGTCAAAATCACACAGGAGACACTCAACTTAAATTTGATATTTTAAGCGATAAAATCATAGAAAAAACCCTAAGTCAATGTCCTAAAATTAAAGCTTTAATCAGCGAAGAAAAAGAAGAAATGTTGCTCATTAATGATGAGGCAGAATTTATCGTTGCTTACGATCCTCTTGATGGTTCATCTTTAATGGATGTTAATTTTGCAATAGGTTCTATCTTTGCAATCTATGAAAAAAGTCCTAAGGCTTCAAATTTAAAAGCAGCCGTGTATAGCGTTTATGGACCAAGAATAGAACTTGTTGTTTGCGAAGATGTTGCATGTCTTTATCGTCTGAATCAAAAAGATGAATTTGTTTTAATTAAAGAGCTAAAAATGCTTGAAAAAGGCAAGATTAATTCTACAGGTGGCACACAAAAAAATTGGGATAAAAAGCATATTGATTTTATCAAAGCTTTGTTTGATGAGGGGTATAGATTAAGGTATTCTGGAGCTATGGTAAGTGATGTGCATCAAATTTTACTCAAAGGCGGAGGGCTTTTTAGCTACCCTGCTACAAAAGATGCACCAAAAGGTAAATTAAGGGCTTTTTTTGAGGTTTTTCCTTTAGCTTTTATCATTGAAAAAGCAGGAGGTAAGACAAGCAATGGAGAAAATTTTTCTTTATTAGAACTTGAATTTAATGACATACACTCAACCACTCCTTGTTTTTTTGGCTCAAATTATGAAATTGAAAAACTCTTAAAGGCTTATACATGA
- a CDS encoding aminotransferase class V-fold PLP-dependent enzyme produces the protein MQIEDLKKDLILKKKTLYFDFAASALALKSVEKEILKILPSYANTHSDSSLNSFKTQMLYESAREDIKKSLKLNDDFAVIACGTGSSGAIKKFQELLGIYIPPVVKQRYFGTLDKKTLPLVLVGPYEHHSNELSFREGLCECVRIPLNSKGEIDFEFLQSTLEKNKKRQIIASFSLASNVTGILSDFKKISKLIRAYKGIVAFDASSFMPYKNIACNFYDALFISSHKFVGGIGGCGLLVIKKNLCGNKPSFAAGGTVGYVSRTSQNYLCNEEALEEGGTPGILQLIRASLAFKIKDAIGETEIAQNEKILKEYIFERFEAIPNLELYAKNLKKRLAIFSFNIKGISPFDLAHQLSEKFHIETRAGCACAGPYGHDLLGLRDNEKLNFKPGWLRISPHYTHEKKDVDYFFESLQKSIAKLSR, from the coding sequence TTGCAAATTGAGGATTTGAAAAAAGATTTAATTTTAAAAAAGAAAACACTTTATTTTGATTTTGCTGCAAGTGCTTTGGCTTTAAAGAGTGTGGAAAAAGAAATTTTAAAAATTCTTCCAAGTTATGCAAATACGCATTCGGACAGCTCCTTAAATTCTTTTAAGACTCAAATGCTTTATGAGAGTGCAAGAGAGGATATTAAAAAAAGCTTAAAATTAAACGATGATTTTGCTGTGATTGCTTGCGGTACGGGTTCTAGTGGGGCGATTAAAAAATTTCAAGAGCTTTTAGGAATTTATATTCCGCCTGTGGTTAAACAAAGGTATTTTGGTACTTTAGATAAAAAAACTCTACCCTTAGTGCTTGTAGGACCTTATGAACATCATTCTAACGAGCTTTCTTTTAGAGAAGGATTGTGCGAATGTGTCCGCATTCCTTTAAATTCTAAAGGTGAGATTGATTTTGAATTTTTGCAAAGCACACTAGAAAAAAATAAAAAACGGCAAATCATCGCGAGTTTTTCTTTGGCTTCTAATGTCACAGGAATTTTGAGTGATTTTAAAAAAATTTCAAAACTTATACGTGCATATAAAGGTATTGTGGCTTTTGATGCGTCAAGTTTTATGCCCTATAAAAACATAGCGTGTAATTTTTATGATGCCTTGTTTATCAGCTCACATAAATTTGTAGGCGGAATAGGAGGTTGTGGGCTTTTAGTCATTAAGAAGAATCTTTGTGGAAATAAACCAAGTTTTGCAGCCGGTGGAACAGTGGGTTATGTTTCAAGGACTTCACAAAATTATCTTTGCAATGAAGAGGCTCTAGAAGAGGGCGGGACACCGGGAATTTTACAGCTGATTCGAGCTTCTTTGGCTTTTAAAATCAAAGATGCAATTGGTGAAACAGAGATTGCTCAAAATGAGAAAATCTTAAAAGAATATATTTTTGAAAGATTTGAAGCAATTCCAAATTTAGAGCTTTATGCAAAAAATTTGAAAAAAAGATTGGCGATTTTTTCTTTCAATATCAAAGGAATTTCCCCTTTTGATCTTGCCCATCAATTGAGTGAAAAATTTCACATAGAAACGAGGGCAGGTTGTGCTTGTGCTGGACCTTATGGACATGATTTATTAGGGCTTAGGGACAATGAAAAACTTAATTTCAAGCCCGGTTGGCTTAGAATCAGCCCCCATTATACACATGAAAAAAAAGATGTGGATTATTTTTTTGAATCTTTGCAAAAAAGCATCGCGAAGCTTAGCAGATGA
- a CDS encoding DUF234 domain-containing protein, which yields MNFYSVFDGSGVENFYPSLFESIENLLLKNYFEFKNKFNLDPLSSYALTLLAKNSRKRYSIHRKIHRFKALNIIHKLLDLGILKLEKSKELKIIKNKKQKLKKELRTYTIQDKIIFKDHFTRFFFRFLKPNENFILEGQFDKILTEIKENFEHYQSFCFEQLCREFLEKKFNISPVQSYWDKNLELDLYYKDENFCLLGEVKFKNKKICKNILNQLQNKAKSLNLIPNYYILFSKNGFSKEFEKIHERNLLLFDLSDFKILL from the coding sequence GTGAATTTTTATAGTGTTTTTGATGGAAGCGGGGTTGAAAATTTCTACCCTTCTCTTTTTGAAAGTATTGAAAATTTGCTTTTGAAAAATTATTTTGAGTTTAAAAATAAATTTAATCTTGACCCCTTAAGCTCTTACGCACTGACACTTTTAGCTAAAAATAGTCGTAAAAGATATTCCATTCATCGTAAAATTCATCGTTTTAAAGCCTTAAATATCATTCATAAACTCCTTGACTTAGGAATTTTAAAATTAGAAAAAAGCAAAGAACTTAAAATCATAAAAAATAAAAAACAAAAACTTAAAAAAGAATTAAGAACCTATACCATACAAGATAAAATTATATTTAAAGACCATTTCACGCGTTTTTTCTTTCGTTTTCTCAAACCTAATGAAAATTTCATTTTAGAAGGACAATTTGACAAAATTTTAACTGAAATTAAAGAAAATTTTGAACATTATCAAAGCTTTTGTTTTGAACAACTTTGCCGAGAATTTTTAGAAAAAAAATTTAATATCAGTCCTGTGCAAAGCTATTGGGATAAAAATTTGGAACTTGATTTGTATTATAAAGATGAAAATTTTTGTTTGCTTGGTGAGGTTAAATTTAAAAATAAAAAAATTTGTAAAAATATTTTAAATCAACTCCAAAATAAGGCAAAAAGCCTTAATTTAATACCAAATTATTATATACTTTTTTCAAAAAATGGTTTCAGTAAAGAATTTGAGAAAATTCATGAACGCAATTTGCTTTTATTTGATTTAAGTGATTTTAAAATTTTATTATAG
- a CDS encoding lytic transglycosylase domain-containing protein: MKKILILSLLTLNLLAYEYSLETLKKQENSLAKDYYIYRLLEKKSLNAKEVQTLKTHIFRYAGKIKTELNKIIAFKPYIDPQIAACYNYTKQTILDANLTCQNERLKSLAFISSLAPQTRTSLAQRLNSSKPDLSNLLLAFNTPNPMAYIAQKEDTNGFFRLYNYSKKMDTDLNASFINKIAAHPSFKNFAQGIIIKKENPKFRHSLLQIKPQSVTEDSAFYLGVNALVCQDEALAYEFFKKAYESFKMQENKDNALFWMWLIKKDPILLENLAQSETINIYSLYAKELLNKALPHIIIPNPSKEKNSFNMQDPFAWQKLFKEIKNADEAKLLKLADEFNTKETLAVYTIIMERISKFKKNYFIMPYYEYIKDYDTARQAFILAIARQESRFIPTAISTSYALGIMQFMPFLANHINNKELKIPNFDQDFMFEPKIAYEFGNHHLDYLQSRLKSPLFIAYAYNGGIGFTNKMLAREDMFKPGKFEPFLSMELVPYQESRIYGKKVLANYIVYRHLLNDNIKISSIFQNSIQSN; encoded by the coding sequence ATGAAAAAAATTTTAATTTTAAGTCTTTTAACCCTAAATCTTTTAGCCTATGAATACAGCTTAGAAACCTTAAAAAAACAAGAAAATTCTTTGGCTAAAGATTATTATATTTATAGACTTTTAGAAAAAAAATCTCTCAACGCAAAAGAAGTTCAAACCCTTAAGACTCACATTTTTCGTTATGCAGGAAAAATTAAAACTGAATTGAATAAAATCATAGCCTTTAAACCCTATATAGACCCTCAAATTGCTGCATGTTATAATTATACCAAACAAACCATACTCGATGCGAATTTAACTTGTCAAAATGAAAGATTAAAATCCCTTGCTTTCATTTCAAGTTTAGCTCCGCAAACTCGCACCAGCTTAGCTCAAAGATTAAATTCTTCAAAACCTGATTTAAGCAATCTCTTACTTGCCTTTAATACTCCAAATCCTATGGCTTATATCGCACAAAAAGAAGATACAAATGGTTTTTTTAGGCTCTATAATTACTCAAAAAAAATGGACACCGATTTAAATGCAAGTTTTATCAATAAAATTGCGGCACATCCTTCTTTTAAAAATTTTGCTCAAGGCATTATCATTAAGAAAGAAAATCCAAAATTTAGACATTCTTTACTTCAAATCAAACCCCAATCCGTAACCGAAGACTCTGCCTTTTATCTTGGAGTGAATGCCTTAGTCTGTCAAGATGAAGCTTTAGCTTATGAATTCTTTAAAAAAGCTTACGAAAGTTTTAAAATGCAAGAAAATAAAGATAATGCTTTATTTTGGATGTGGCTCATCAAAAAAGACCCTATTTTATTGGAAAATTTAGCCCAAAGTGAAACGATAAATATTTATAGTCTTTATGCTAAAGAGCTTTTAAACAAGGCTTTACCGCATATTATCATCCCAAATCCTAGCAAAGAAAAAAATTCTTTTAATATGCAAGATCCTTTTGCTTGGCAAAAATTGTTTAAAGAAATTAAAAACGCAGACGAGGCTAAACTTTTAAAGCTCGCGGATGAATTTAACACCAAAGAAACCCTTGCTGTTTATACTATTATTATGGAGAGAATTTCTAAATTTAAAAAGAATTATTTTATTATGCCTTATTATGAATATATCAAGGATTATGATACAGCAAGACAGGCTTTTATTTTAGCAATCGCAAGGCAAGAAAGTCGTTTTATCCCAACAGCCATTTCAACATCTTATGCCTTAGGCATTATGCAATTTATGCCATTTTTAGCCAATCATATCAACAATAAGGAGCTTAAAATTCCAAATTTTGACCAAGATTTTATGTTTGAACCTAAAATTGCTTATGAATTTGGCAATCATCATTTAGATTATTTACAATCGCGTTTAAAATCCCCTCTTTTTATCGCCTATGCTTATAATGGTGGTATAGGTTTTACGAACAAAATGTTAGCAAGAGAAGATATGTTTAAACCGGGAAAATTTGAACCTTTTTTATCTATGGAACTTGTGCCTTATCAAGAAAGTCGTATCTATGGAAAAAAAGTTTTGGCTAATTATATTGTGTATCGACATCTTTTGAACGATAATATAAAGATTTCGAGTATTTTTCAAAATTCAATTCAAAGCAATTAA
- the mobB gene encoding molybdopterin-guanine dinucleotide biosynthesis protein B, translating to MKRKIIAFSGPSNSGKTTLITKIANKFIQEGLKILIIKHDPSDKAQFDFNGKDSFKFFQTGAEVMVLSPTRTTFFSHQQRNILESLKMIDDFDLCMVEGLKNLDLPRISVFCKKIDEDYFAFSNAIASYEKIEYKNLQWLDLNDLESICAYILKNAKNL from the coding sequence ATGAAAAGAAAAATTATAGCTTTTAGCGGTCCTTCAAATTCTGGAAAAACAACGCTTATAACAAAAATAGCAAATAAATTCATCCAAGAAGGATTGAAAATTCTTATCATCAAACACGACCCTAGCGATAAAGCACAATTTGATTTTAATGGCAAAGATAGCTTCAAATTTTTTCAAACCGGAGCCGAAGTTATGGTTTTAAGCCCTACTCGCACAACCTTTTTTTCTCATCAGCAAAGAAATATTTTAGAAAGTCTTAAGATGATAGATGATTTTGATTTGTGTATGGTTGAAGGCTTAAAAAATCTTGATTTGCCTCGTATCAGTGTTTTTTGTAAAAAAATCGATGAGGATTATTTTGCTTTTTCAAATGCAATTGCAAGTTATGAAAAGATTGAATATAAAAATTTACAATGGCTGGATTTAAATGATTTAGAATCCATTTGTGCTTATATACTTAAAAATGCTAAAAATTTATAA